The following DNA comes from Rosa rugosa chromosome 5, drRosRugo1.1, whole genome shotgun sequence.
ctgttgtctatctcaatgccgtctgatacatggatcagacaataccaaaaaactgtcgtctgataaagtttactacaacagcgactactatgttgtctgttgtctgaataccagaaAGAACAACAGCGGGTTATATgattgctgttgtctgaaggttgtgtcagacaacaggggcttatatgcttgctgttgtctgaaggttgtgtcagacaacaggggcttatatgattgctgttgtctgaaggttgtgtcagacaacaggggcttatatgcttgctatTGTCTGAAGGTTGGGTCAGACAACATGTAGTTGAAATTCCCATTGTCTATCCATTATTGATATTATAGGTTTCTccgaaaaactgttgtctgttgTTTTGCTAGACAATGGCTTTCTCATTCTTTTAGTCCTTAATGTATTATAGTTAGATagctcatacaacagtttttgctaGGCATTTTATGATGAATAATTAttagacaatagtttttagctGGAATAGAATGGTCTCAGAGACATTCAAAAGACCGACATTCTGCATATATGGAATCCAAATGACAACACATTCAAAACAAATTCATTTATGTAAAGATCCGatacattcatccatatattCAACAAAGTCATTCCATCCCAACATTAACCCTAACCATAAAACACTAACCATAAACTTATACTTGTCCATAAATGTGATGCACACTAACCCTGCCTAAACCTTACAAATGAAAACAATGCACCAGCAGCTTTAAGTACATCCTTTTATTTACCCTCGGAAAGCCCTGCATCAAAAAGCATCAACCTCagttatttgatcaaaaatctCTACTATTATTATTCAGAAATGTTTAATAGCTACAGACTAGTCTAACAAAAGGTGAAAGCACTAGTACAAAATTTGATTGAAGCTTGAGCATTTCTGATCTTCCCATGTTTTTGGGTAGTCTTGCATCACACACTGACCGAGTTGAGGGCTTGAATGAAGTCTTACTAGTGTCTTTGTGTCTGCAGTAAGATGAAAAATACTAGATCAGGTGATGTATACTAAAAAGCAAAGGAAATCCCAAGCCCATTATCTCATCTACCACCAGTCTAGCATGCACTAAGAATAAGAGAATGAAGAGTAGGTAGCACAAGTACTCTGAATCTACATTTTAGACTAAATTGATTAAATGATTTGGAGAAGCAAATCAGAACAAACTGAAATAAGGAATATTGAAAGTTATATggaatccctaatttcttgatAGCATGCAAATAAACTGAATTTAAAAAACCAAAATACATGCCCCAGTGGCAGAAACTATTTAAGGTTGTAATAAAGAGAAGATTTACTTTGGGTTAACAAACTCCTTTATGGCACCTCCTGTTTTTATGAGCTCCTCAATGTACGGACCAAGTTCCAAAATTAACTGCATATGGAAAGTCAATGATGATGATGTCTAAAATATGTCCAGGAACTCCAGGAAAATTGCATTAAAATATGAGATGTGGTAGTCGTCATACATTATCTCTAAGAACCTATATCTTTAGACTCCATTGACAATTTTATCATTTATCAATTTACCCTATAGCATCTAGTCCCTACATATACAACTGCACATGATCCTTGATTCCTTGAGAGAGACATGTACAAAGAAATCCAACGTGATCTAGACATCCATACCTATAATTACATAACATTAACTAATGTTAAACAGATACCAGAGAGGTTGAGAACCAACTCAAGTAGCACTTGCTATACCCATCACAATATTTGTTCAAGAAATAGGTAATATATACCTATGAATTTCATGACCAGAACATGATCTTTTATATCAATTGCAGTTGGGCATGTAATTCGATTTTTCACCATCCTGCATATGTACTCCAACCCATCCATCATCAATTAGCAGGAAGATCCCAACTTCGTAATTATGGTTTAAGCTAAAGCCAAGCAGTTCTTTGTATATGATATCGCCATAATCTACTTATCAAGAAATAAGTTAAGATCATTGTCCATCTTACCTGTCCAGattcctcttttctttctcaGCCCATACCTTCACCATTTCCCTGGGGTTGTGCTTGCAGTATCCCTTTCTGTATCAGCAGTCCCCTTGTACATATCTATTTGCAGTATCCCTTTCTGTATCAGCAGTCCCCTTGTACTACATATCTATCTATGTGTTTGCAGTTGGGTAAGTTTAGTTTTATATGCATAGGTAGATGAAACCTTTTTTTGGATCATTATCCTACTAGGTTGATTCCAGAATTTAAGCAGTCAAAGTTCCAAATTCAATTTCTAATCAAGAAGACAAGATATATGTCTAAACTACATGCATACTTCTGTAAAAGTCAAttcatgaaacaaaaaaaaaaattgctaggCTTTCTCACAAGGTTAATGTTACGTACCCATCTTGGAGATGAAATCCGGAAAGATTGGCCACTTCAGTCAAAGCAGCTCTCCACCTTTGCACTTTTTCTAAGTTATCCTTGAAGTGTTCTTCATGTGCATCAAAGGCTTCTGCAAAGCTTCCTGTTTGTTTCCGTACATTTGATGGATCTACATTATAGAAAATGGGAAGCACCGTCTGTCCCATCTCTTTCATGCACTCAACAATCTCTGCGagttcatccaagcaccacTTAGAAGAAGCATAGTTTCTTGAGAAAATAACAAGCGCAAACCTTGATTCTTGTATTGCTTGCACGAGTTCTGATGAAATTGGTTTCCCTCTCTCAAGTTCATCATCCCTAAAGGTGGATATTCCTTCTCGTTTCAAAGAAAAATATAGATGATCTGTAAAGCTTTTACTGGTGTCCTCACCTCTGAAGCTGAGGAAGACATCATAGGTCCAAGGTGGatatgaagaagaggaagaaggaaaaaCTGAGGAGGAGGTACTTTTGGTtgccatgaaagcctttggaaaCCTGCAGCTAAAGGAAAAGTTTCCAGAAGAAGCAATCAACTTCATAAATTTCACTTCTtaaagcaaaaaaataaaaataaagctTTCATGCTcgaagaaataaaaaatctatGTGAACtctgttttctctttttctttagtTACAAGAAGCAAAAGATTATGCATATATACCTATCTTCCTGAAGAGCAGAAGAAGGCCATAGTTTGACTTCAAACCAGACCAAGGAAGGCGTGATGTCTCCTCTGTGGAGTCTGTGGGTCAGAAAAAGAACAACAAATTAGGATTTAGTAAGCAAGATGTCCAATAGGAAGCCAAGCagctttcaaaattcaattCTTTATCAAAAGAAAATATACAAACTAGGATTTAGAATCAAACAGGTACTGCATACCTATCCTAGCCTCAAGCAAGCCATTGTTGAAGAACCTTCTTCAAGCCAGAGTGAACAAGAAGTTCAATAGGATATGAAACAGAGAAGTAAGTGAATCAAATCTTGCGATTACTTAAATTCACAGAAAATAAAGGATGAAGATTGATCGGAACAATCCAAAAGCTTATGATCACTCATTCAAAAATGTGGCACACTTTAGTTCTAGTTATACTAGTTTTGGAAATCCTGAAACACTAGCCTTCCATCTTATCTGTTTATCCTTTTAAGAAATGTGATAATATGCAAAACTTGAGTAGATTTTCCTAAAATTGTAAATGACATTTGAAATAAGATTGTCAAATCCAATAAGTCAAATTACTGTGTTAACAGTCTATGAATATCTCCACACGTACTTTCTCAGCAGCATGGTCAACTTcgaaaattcaccaaaaattcATTGCAAATCCAAATGACAAGGAATTAGTTTTCAAACAAGCATTTGGATGTCTAGTTCAATATACAGAAAAACCAGAACTTAAATGATTCAAGTAGAAGTTCAAATCTCAACAGAAAATCAGAGGAACATTTAAAATTCTGGAACTTTCTCAATTACAGaccaaacttggaaaattcacaGAACATTCACTTTACGTCGAAATGcgatgaaactttccagatccttcGCTAACTAACAGAAGTGAAACATATAAAAAATTCAGGTCATTTGGAGTTCAATAAGTCAGGAAAAAGAAGTACCAAAGAAGGCTGTACTGCAGGACAGTTTCTGCAGATTTCTTTCAAAATACCAGAGTTCTTGGTATCATAATCCTTAAACTGATGGAAGGAAAATGATTATAATTTCACAATGAGACCTATAGTTAACAATACCAGAGTTCTTGGCGTCCTCTTGCCTCAATATTAAATTGAAACAAATGGTGAGAAAATATAGTATACCTATCAAACCGCTTTGTGCCAATTGCATCAATTTCATCTATGAAAATGATGCAAGGAGATTTCTCTTTTGCGAGTTGAAAGGCATCGCGAACAAGTTTTGCTCCATCCCCAATGAACATCTACATACATTGCCAGTATGATTACCTCATTATGTACCCAGTTAGAAAAGCTAGAGTTAAACATTCTACATCACTATAAAAAATTTGGTGATACAATGATCATTTACAGCCCCAAAGGATTACAAGTCTAACATCAATCATGTATTACAAAGATAAGGCAAAGGAAATCTGTAGAACAAACATTTAAATCTAAGAAACATCACGAACAAATaattcaatttttcacaatgCAAGGACATTATAACTTTAAGAAACAGATGATCCTTGTGTAAACAGAGCAAAAAGATCAAAATAAAAGGAGCAAATGCAAATccaaaatgaagaaaatgaaacaaTGACAGAAGCATTAAAGCATCCTCAAAATCATTACAAATGCACCTAAAATTGCTCAATACAGAATCTTGCATTCAATGAAACAAAAGTTATAATGACAATAACAATAAGAAATTATGCTATACCTAAACCAGTTGTGGGCCTGCAAGTTTCAGAAAAGTGGCATTCGTTTGTGCAGCATAAGCCCGGGCCATTAAAGTTTTACCAGTTCCAGGAGGTCCATACAAAAGCACTCCCTTTGGTGGGCGAACCCCTAATTTCTGAAAACGCTCCTTGTGGGTCATGGGTAAAACAATTGCCTCAACCAGTTCTTGAATCTGTTGcagccacaaaaaaaaaaaaaaaaaaaaaaaaaaaaggtattagGGTACGGAATCCAAATGTTTGGGGGGATACAAACAGTGAGCAAGTCAGCAGCCCACGCCTAAAGTCAGAAACTTGCCTGTTTCTCTAGCCTTCCAATATCATTGTAATCTTCAGTTGGTTTCTCATCAACCTCCATAGCCTTCACTCAGGAATCATACTCGGATGGCAGAGTATCCAAGATCAGGTAACTATCTTTGTTCACACCAACAAGATCTCCAGGCTTTAATTTATCAGGTCAACAAGCCCAACAACAGGCAGAAAGATTGTCTGCAATCAATAAAAACCCACAAATTCCAGGGcagaaaaaaatcaaattcgAGGGCTTTTCACCCTAATTCTCCGAACTGAATCAATAATTAAGGAAACCCTAACTCCCACTAGTTGTAACCCTAGACTAATAGAAGCGCAAGTACAGagagagttagagagagagaagggaccTTGAGAATTCGGATCTCGTTGTCCAGAAGACGGGTGGCCCTGACAATGTCGTCGGTGGTCATCGCGGCCAGCTGATCGTCCTCGAAGCTCGTGTCCTCGACCACCTTATTGGTCGCCATAATCGGATTCTCAGATTTGCTTGAACGAGAGTGAGAGAAGAGTTTCCAGAGAGGtagttttgttgagtggaagagagagaaagctgagaGGGAGAGTGGGAGAGATAGATGACTGGTGAGATCGGGGAGATGAAGagtgattttgagagagagaagcgCGAGCTCGGGTTTTGGCCGAATGGTGGGaagtgaaaaattgaaaatttggccAAGTCAATTAAGAAAGGCGCCAAGCATCTATTGAACCctaaaaatcagacaacagcaatttCAGTATattgtctgaaagagagttGCACAATAGACAActgaaaaactgttgtgtgaatcaatacaatcagacgacatctttttcaaccattgtattaatGGTAATTGCACAATAGagaaataataactgttgtctgattaaaaacaatcagacaacatcttttatcaaccattgtataaatgaaccttggacaacatcaagtaataactgttgtctgaattgactcattcagacaacatcaaaaaaatcaaccattgtctgaaatgcttttgcacaagagccaagaaaaaactgttgttggattcgaaaacttagacgacagaatatttcttgctgtcgtctgattatttcagacgacagttaaaatgtttgctgtcgtctgatatgtgttgtctgattccgaaattggtgtagtgatagTTATGTGTAACTGTAGTGTTTGCTCAATAAAtaattatttcttcattttggccacattgaataattttgaatgttGAGTAGGAATGGcaatggggagggtagggtAAGCGGATGAAGTTACCATCCTCATACCAGACTTCATTACCCATCCCCTTACCCACCCCAATCCCCGTAATAAGATACTGGAGATTCCCCGTCCtcatccccattggggattaggtccatgtacccgccccaatccccattaacaatattactaatttattatataaaaattcatacaaataattatgaatggtaaaatatgaagttaaaatcaaacatcaaaataaaataaatttcttatttcaataAAGGAAAATTGATATGTTGATaaagatcttttattaaaagaatcttcctttttttgaacatatttattaacaaaatttaattattgacaaaaagatgaagattacataaatatttatttataaataatatcaatatatatatatatatatatatatatatatatatatatatatatatatatatatttcagataattcttattgggtgggtatggggatgAGGATCAAAATACCTTCCCCGCCCTGTACCCGATTTCAATTCATACTGGGGATTCTCATCCCCGTTACCCGATTTCCCCCGAATTTCTCCCCGTTAGGGTCAAATACCCGATggggatttttgtcatccctaaTATTTGAGgagtttttgcactataatttagcatatttattattatcattgattgtttttacaattgaaaatgaACTTTATAACATTAAGAAGTTTCTTTTGAACATCAAGGTAATTTAaatacacaatttttttttgaaggaataaaATCTAAAAATGTAATGAACATGGACAATAAGTACAACCATAAATGACGTTCATCCAATATTTTTAAAGGGATGACGTTCATCCAATATTGAACTACACAATTTCAAATTTGTTTTTACAGTagaaatataaactttacatttGCACTTCATTCATGATAACACTTGGACAATAAGTACAACCAAAAATGACGTTCATCCAATATTGAACTACACAATTtcaaatttgtttttacaatagaaatataaactttacatttGCACTTCATTCATGATAACACTTGGACAATAAGTACAACCATAAATGACGTTCATCCAATATTGAACTACACAATTtcaaatttgtttttacaatagaaatataaactttacatttGCACTTCATTCATGATAACACTTGGACAATAAGTACAACCATAAATGACGTTCATCCAATATTTTTGAAGGGTGACGTTCATCCAATATTGAACTACACAATTTCAAATTTGTTTTTACAGTTGAAATATAAAGTTTACATTTACACTTCATTCATGATAACACTTGGACAATAAGTACAACCATAAATGACGTTCATCCAATATTTTTGAAGGGATGACATTCATCCAATATTGAACTACACAATTTCAAATTTGTTTTTACAGTTGAAATATAAACTACACATTCTTCTGCGACAATTGGGTATAttttggtgtcataaattatgatCATATCAAGCTACAACGTTGCAGATGAGTTAGGTTTAAGTTTAGGCtttcatttaatttttcttttatatgtgGAATTGGTTTTTATGCAGACTATTACTTTCCAAGTTTCCATTGTCAATTCGTCAAAATCGTATCAGAAATTCACCTCTCCCTTCTCAGTCGCATCCTCCTTGTCACTCATATGTCATACCAGACCACGGTGCCCTTCTTCTCTATTTAGATCATATTCCAGCTTTAGTGTGTTTGGGTTTGTCAGATAATCCTATGGGAACTGTTGGGGAATGAAGCTTAAATGGTCAGTCCTTATATCTGTGTTTCTCAGAGTACACCAAGGATGGCGAAGTGTCATATGTCATCGCATCCATAGATTTATTCAGTGTTTCACCGCTAGAGTTACAGCAAGTCTCGCGAATTTCCGGCAAAAATGTGCCTACTTTTATGGGCTGCGGAGTATACGGATCCAAAATTGTGTTTGCTTGAGAGTTTAAAGCAAAATTCAAACCCACTAAAAAAAGATTCAAACCCTCTCTCAACGGTTATGGTTGCGCCCACGCCTACGTTTATGAAACCAATCTATCAGTGGATCCCAACCCCTGGATAAATCCTTATTATGAGCTGACACTTTTTTCACAATAACAACATCAGCCCTTGCTATGAGAGTTGGGTAGGAAACTTTATGCTCTTGCCAGGTTCTTCCGTGACCTTTCTCAAGACCTGTCATGTCCCCTCCCCGAACCCTTATGGTTTCAAGTGTTCGACCCGGACAATGATGGTGGATGGTCTTCATTACCAAACCCTACGTGGTATGATTCAGGCTATTTATCAGACTGGTGTTTTCGCAACTTTTCCTATACAGTTGTGGGCACCAACATCTTTGTGTCTCATACGCATCTTGCAATGCACAAATTCAACATAGCATCTTGTAGAGGGGAATGGGAAGAAAAGTGGCCTATATTCAAATTTTATGACCCGGCTATAGGTTTCACCATCATGGAGGgtgcttttttaatttttttctttagctGGAGACCCGGATGAAGGAATATGTCGTAACTACATATCCGTACACCTTTTGTCATCTGATGGTAACGTCATCCTCCATCAATCGAATCCATCATCTGATAGCaaatttattattatcattgattgtttttacaattgaaaatgaACTTTATAACATTAAGAAGTTTCTTTCTAACATCAAGGTAATTTAAatgcacaatttttttttgaaggaataaaATCTAAAAAGGTATTGAACAGGAACAATAAGTACAACCATAAATGACGTTCATCCAATATTTTTGAAGGGATGACGTTCACCCAATATTGAACTACACAATTTCAAATTTGTTTTTACAGTagaaatataaactttacatttGCACTTCATTCATGATAACACTTGGACAATAAGTACAACCATAAATGACGTTCATCTAATATTGAACTACACAATTTCAAATTTGTTTTTACAGTTGAAATATAAAGTTTACATTTACACTTCATTCATGATAACACTTGGACAATAAGTACAACCGTAAATGACGTTCATCCAATATTTTTGAAGGGATGACATTCATCCAATATTGAACTACCCAATTTCAAATTTATTTTTACAGTTGAAATATAAACTACACATTCTTCTGTGACAATTGGGTATATTTTGGTGTCATGAATTATGATCATATCAAGCTACAACGTTGCAGATGAGTTAGGTTTAAGTTTAGGCTTTcatctaatttttcttttatatgtgGAATTGGTTTTTATGCAGACTATTACTTTCCAAGTTTCCATTGTCAATTCGTCAAAATCGTATCAGAAATTCACCTCTCCCTTCTCAGTTGCATCCTCATTGTCACCCATATGCCATACCAGACCACGGTGCCCTTCTTCTCTATTCAGATCATATTCCAGC
Coding sequences within:
- the LOC133712841 gene encoding disease resistance protein RPV1-like, with the protein product MATKSTSSSVFPSSSSSYPPWTYDVFLSFRGEDTSKSFTDHLYFSLKREGISTFRDDELERGKPISSELVQAIQESRFALVIFSRNYASSKWCLDELAEIVECMKEMGQTVLPIFYNVDPSNVRKQTGSFAEAFDAHEEHFKDNLEKVQRWRAALTEVANLSGFHLQDGYVQGDC